CTCCACCGCGCCAGCAGGTCCCCCGCGTTCACGACGCAGGTTCCCTCCATCGGCGTGGCGTCGATAAACTTGCCGCTGGGGCTCTGCACCTGCAGCCCGCCCCTGTCGTCCTGAAAGAGAAACGTGAGCGTTCCGTAGTCTGAATGTTCACCAGCCCTGACCTGGCCCGGGCTGATCTGGAACAGCTCCTTGCGCACGGCCGGGTAGTGCAGCAGGCGGAGGGTGTTGTCGCGGTCGCAGACGAAGCGGTCAAAGAACGTCTCAGGCAGGTCCATGCCCAGGGCGATGGCCCGCATGACTGAGGTGTGGAGCTCCGAGAGGGCGTCGAAGAAGGAGGTCATGATCTGCCTGAAGCCGGTAATCTCGCCGTGGCCGGGCCCGGAACCGGACTCGGGGTCGGACTCGGGCGGCCAGCGGTTCGGGTAGGCCGGTTCGTCGTCCCGGCCAATCTCAAAGGTTTCCTTGATGTCGGGAATGGAGGTGCGCAGGGCCGAAACGTCGGCCGCGCTTTTCAGCTGCGTAACTTTCTCGCGCCCGGGGGCGGAGTAGCCGCGGTTGGCTTCGGGCGTGGTCCACGAGAGCGACTCCTTGACCGAGTCGGGAAGGCGGAAGAACTTGGCCGACGTATCGAAGGCCTGAGTGACGGTGGAAGCGGGGATCGGAATGTTGGACAGGTAAATGAACCCCGCTGTCTGGAAGCCGGCGAGGACGGCCTTGGCTGTTTCGGCCTTTTGGGAGGGGGAGCCGTTGAGGAATTTGGAGAAGTCGATGAGCTGCAGCGCGAGAGGTGATGAGCTAGGCCTGGGCTGGGTGGACAGCTGAAAATGGGCGAGTGCTTACCGGGATGAGAAGCCCGTCCTGTTGGACCGCCGCTTTCTCCATGATTGATTTGATCCGATCTGTATACGGGCGACCGAGTTCTGCgaaaaagaagaagcagGCGGCTGATTGTTATTGCCCCGTCTGCGACACACAGGCATGGAAGTTCAAGGATGGCACCTACCCGAGGGTAtttggtatgtatgtaccttaaATCTGAGAGGGGCACTGTGCATACCTACATACCTATCAAACAATCAGTGATGCGCAGTACCACACAAGTCTAGCTGGAAGGAGCGCACTTGGTTGCTGCCAATTCCGAGACCTCAACAAGGTCACCTGCAACTCACCCCGCATGTGGCCGCCCCCTCTGCTGGGAAGTCAACTTGGACTTTCCCTCCCTCCCACCATTCTTGGGATTGAAAGCCGAAGCGATGCCCAGGCAATAAATCGGCCTAACTCTTCATGTTCTATCACTGGTGCTAGGCTTATCCCACGGGGCACTCTCTCAATGGCGCATGATAGCAGACCACATTCCTCCTCGGGTCTAACCTCCGACTTCAGTCTCTGATAGCCGCCTTCAACCCCTGCTCTTACACTGATAAGACCCCTGTCATGATCGACTTGGAGCCTCGCCAAGTGGGCCGAGCGCGGCAAGTGGAGCTGAGGGTGCGGGGTGCCCGCCGGCTTGGCTTGCTTGGCGTTCCCGGATCCTGCGTGCTTGGTCCCATATTCTCTACTATACTCCGTAGGCATGTGCATTACCCTAGAACCTACTTGCACTATCCGCATTGTGTAGTCTCAGAGCAGCCAAATCAAACTCTACTTACTACAGTAGTATACATAAGTACGATCATCCCTCATCCCGTAGCCGTTTTATCGACGAGAGTTCGACTACTTGAGAAGGCGCCCTCTCGACTACATACACAGTACATACGCGTGGCCACCAAAAAATGGACGACCACTCTTCCAAACATCGCCTTGTCGACATCCACACGCACATGTACCCCCCCGAGTACGTCGACATACTCTCCTCGCGCACCACCATCCCCCTCGTGCGCActttcccctcctcccccgatCCGCGCCTCATCCTGCTAGAATCCGAGATCCCTTCCCTCGAGCGCGCCCTGGCCGACCCGGACGCGCCCCTCCCCGGCCGCCCGCTGACCAAGCACTTCACCTCGCTCCCCGCCAAGCTCGCCTTCATGGCGCGCCACGGGATCGACACGTCGGTCCTCTCGCTCGCCAACCCCTGGCTGGACTTCCTGCCCGCCACCGAAGAGGCCGCGCGCACGGCCCG
This DNA window, taken from Thermothelomyces thermophilus ATCC 42464 chromosome 3, complete sequence, encodes the following:
- a CDS encoding oxygenase, with product MEKAAVQQDGLLIPLIDFSKFLNGSPSQKAETAKAVLAGFQTAGFIYLSNIPIPASTVTQAFDTSAKFFRLPDSVKESLSWTTPEANRGYSAPGREKVTQLKSAADVSALRTSIPDIKETFEIGRDDEPAYPNRWPPESDPESGSGPGHGEITGFRQIMTSFFDALSELHTSVMRAIALGMDLPETFFDRFVCDRDNTLRLLHYPAVRKELFQISPGQVRAGEHSDYGTLTFLFQDDRGGLQVQSPSGKFIDATPMEGTCVVNAGDLLARWSNDTIKSTVHRVVEPPRKEGEAQNGEVYPDRYSIGFFCNPNFKDYIEAIPGTYVTEADKKYEGITSGEYLVQRLKATY